A window of the Vanessa tameamea isolate UH-Manoa-2023 chromosome 22, ilVanTame1 primary haplotype, whole genome shotgun sequence genome harbors these coding sequences:
- the LOC113403631 gene encoding mucin-2-like isoform X6 → MHIATLIALVQLSLATAVSDVGTLTAAELNLELAGDGLSPFFEDSSGETGVNFVRGSRAADSPLSPDIDVQCLADYIQVTVEFSDIYDGIIYSKGFLNDPKCKYVSSGGSQSRYSFRVPLNGCGSRPLCNACGTIDNVLVFQGDELVQGSYDFARKVSCAGTALEVSTGVKKEQSHVLKLKPFMVDMLDVVAVQGPAGGVECWMDIQKGVFPQTTPLENSIKIGEYLTILIYLKDIRNQFNLKIHDCWAYDNENYDSSKTNKIQLTDKDGCPKKKKFIDSWQKSTNTGKSGATLIAYTKISAFRFPETDQVYLTCNVELCTSNCDASCNGIIKEITTVIPDTKCYPGSTDPLCSRPTTSAQPNCFPGNNDPRCPKLITPPPPNCFPGTNDPRCPKPTTTAPPRCFPGSNDPRCPKPTTATLNCYPGNTDPRCPRPTTPEAPRCFPGSTDPRCPKPTSPAPPTCFPGSTDPRCPSPTTTLPPKPLCYPGSPDPTCPQTPKPTSLTPPTYLPPSTEIPKCYPGSTDARCPKPTTPAPPNCFPGNSDPRCPKPTTQAPPNCYPGNTDPRCPRPTTPEAPRCFPGSTDSRCPKPTTQVPPKCFPGSSDPRCSKPTKQAPPNCFPGNTDPRCPKPTTPEAPRCYPGSTNTRCPKPTTPAPPRCFPGSSDPRCPKPTAPTPPNCYPGNTDPRCPKPTTPEAPRCFPGSTDARCPQPTTPEAPRCFPGSTDARCPKPTTPAAPRCYPGSTDPRCPKPTTPSPTKPVCYPGSPDPKCPQPPRPTTLTPPTYLPPSTEIPKCYPGSTDARCPKPTTPAPPKCFPGSSDPRCPKPTTPAPPNCYPGNTDSRCPKPTTPEAPRCFPGSTDARCPKPTTPAPPRCFPGSSDPRCPKPTTPAPPNCYPGNTDPRCPKPTTPAPPNCYPGNTDARCPKPTTPEAPRCFPGSTDARCPKPTTPAPPRCFPGSSDPRCPKPTKPAPPNCYPGNTDPRCPKPTTPEAPRCFPGSTDVRCPQPTTPAPPRCFPGSSDPRCPKPTTPAPPNCYPGNTDPRCPKPTTPEAPRCFPGSTDARCPQPTTPAPPRCFPGSSDPRCPKPTTPAPPNCYPGNTDPRCPKPTTPEAPRCFPGSTDARCPKPTTPAPPRCFPGSSDPRCPKPTTPAPPNCYPGNTDPRCPKPTTPAAPRCYPGSTDPRCPKPTTPSPTKPVCYPGSPDPKCPQPPRPTTLTPPTYLPPSTEIPKCYPGSTDSRCPKPTTPAPPRCFPGSSDPRCPKPTTPAPPNCYPGNTDSRCPKPTTPEAPRCFPGSTDARCPKPTTPAPPKCYPGSSDPRCPKPTTPEAPRCFPGSSDPRCPKPTTPAPPNCFPGNTDPRCPKPTTPEAPRCYPGSTDARCPKPTTPAPPRCFPGSSDPRCPKPTSPAPPNCYPGNTDPRCPKPTTPGAPRCFPGSTDARCPQPTTPAPPRCFPGSSDPRCPKPTTPAPPNCYPGNTDPRCPKPTTPEAPRCFPGSTDARCPKPTTPAPPRCFPGSSDPRCPKPTTPAPPNCYPGNTDPRCPKPTTPAAPRCYPGSTDPRCPKPTTPSPTKPVCYPGSPDPKCPQPPRPTTLTPPTYLPPSTEIPKCYPGSTDSRCPKPTTPAPPRCFPGSSDPRCPKPTTPAPPNCYPGNTDSRCPKPTTPEAPRCFPGSTDARCPKPTTPAPPRCFPGSSDPRCPKPTTPAPPNCYPGNTDPRCPKPTTPEAPRCFPGSTDARCPKPTTPAPPRCFPGSSDPRCPKPTTPAPPNCYPGNTDPRCPKPTTPAAPRCYPGSTDPRCPKPTTPSPTKPVCYPGSPDPKCPQPPRPTTLTPPTYLPPSTEIPKCYPGSTDSRCPKPTTPAPPRCFPGSSDPRCPKPTTPAPPNCYPGNTDSRCPKPTTPEAPRCFPGSTDARCPKPTTPAPPRCFPGSNDPRCPKPTTPEAPRCFPGSSDPRCPKPTTPAPPNCYPGNTDPRCPKPTTPEAPRCYPGSTDARCPKPTTPAPPRCFPGSSDPRCPKPTTPAPPNCFPGNTDPRCPKPTTPEAPRCFPGSTDARCPKPTTPAPPRCFPGSSDPRCPKPTTPAPPNCYPGNTDPRCPKPTTPAAPRCYPGSTDPRCPKPTTPSPTKPVCYPGSPDPKCPQPPRPTTLTPPTYLPPSTEIPKCYPGSTDARCPQPTTPAPPRCFPGSSDPRCPKPTTPAPPNCYPGSTDSRCPKPTTPEAPRCFPGSTDARCPKPTTPAPPRCFPGSNDPRCPKPTTPEAPRCFPGSSDPRCPKPTTPAPPNCYPGNTDPRCPKPTTPEAPRCYPGSTDARCPKPTTPAPPRCFPGSSDPRCPKPTTPAPPNCYPGNTDPRCPKPTTPEAPRCFPGSTDARCPKPTTPAPPRCFPGSNDPRCPKPTTPEAPRCFPGSSDPRCPKPTTPAPPNCYPGNTDPRCPKPTTPEAPRCFPGSTDARCPKPTTPAPPRCFPGSSDPRCPKPTTPAPPNCYPGNTDPRCPKPTTPAAPRCYPGSTDPRCPKPTTPSPTKPVCYPGSPDPKCPQPPRPTTLTPPTYLPPSTEIPKCYPGSTDARCPQPTTPAPPRCFPGSSDPRCPKPTTPAPPNCYPGNTDSRCPKPTTPEAPRCFPGSTDARCPKPTTPAPPRCFPGSNDPRCPKPTTPEAPRCFPGSSDPRCPKPTTPAPPNCYPGNTDSRCPKPTTPEAPRCFPGSTDARCPKPTTPAPPRCFPGSNDPRCPKPTTPEAPRCYPGSSDPRCPKPTTPEAPRCYPGSSDPRCPKPTTPEAPRCYPGSSDPRCPKPTTPEAPRCYPGSSDPRCPKPTTPEAPRCYPGSSDPRCPKPTTPEAPRCYPGSSDPRCPKPTTLEAPRCFPGSTDARCPKPTTPAPPRCYPGSSDPRCPKPTTPEAPRCYPGSTDPRCPQPTKKPSTPSSCYPGSKDPKCPQPFAPSSTNPPSTYLPPFPLANEVKSPRVNRLAIKSFDYYDSQAEIDNFDSSRTKPKTRNVRDVSKSFYDEFPRSLEYSAIVGSVMFVILSLGVTLFIYKNKASLKRKENVAIINTHPC, encoded by the exons ATGCACATAGCGACACTGATTGCACTCGTGCAG CTGTCGCTCGCTACAGCTGTTTCAGATGTCGGAACGCTCACCGCAGCCGAGCTGAACCTTGAGCTGGCTGGAGATGGTTTATCACCATTTTTCGAAGATTCAAGTGGTGAAACTGGAGTCAATTTCGTGAGGGGTTCAAGAGCTGCAGATTCACCGCTGTCACCAGATATTGACGTACAATGTTTAGCAGATTATATTCAAGTCACGGTTGAATTCTCTGACATATACGATGGAATAATTTACAGCAAGGGCTTCCTGAACGATCCCAAATGCAA ATACGTATCTTCCGGAGGCAGTCAATCTCGGTACTCTTTCCGAGTGCCATTGAATGGCTGTGGAAGCCGACCACTTTGCAATGCTTGCGGCACCATCGACAACGTCCTCGTGTTCCAAGGAGATGAATTAGTGCAAGGATCTTATGATTTCGCTAGAAAG GTATCATGTGCTGGAACTGCTCTAGAAGTTTCGACTGGTGTCAAAAAGGAACAATCACATGTACTAAAGCTAAAGCCTTTTATGGTTGACATGCTCGATGTAGTGGCAGTACAAGGACCGGCCGGTGGTGTAGAATGTTGGATGGATATTCAGAAAGGAGTTTTCCCTcaa acaaCTCCGTTGGAAAATTCGATTAAAATCGGCGAATACCTCAccattcttatttatttgaaagatatcagaaatcaatttaatcttaaaattcaCGATTGTTGGGCTtatgataatgaaaattatgaTAGTTCGaagacaaataaaattcaattgacTGACAAAGATGGTTGCCCcaa gAAAAAGAAATTCATCGACTCATGGCAAAAATCTACAAATACTGGAAAATCTGGTGCAACATTGATTGCTTACACCAAAATAAGTGCTTTCCGTTTTCCGGAAACTGATCAAGTCTATCTGACTTGTAACGTTGAG ctATGCACAAGCAACTGTGATGCAAGCTGTAATGGAATTATAAAGGAAATAACAACTGTTATACCAGACACGAAATGTTATCCAGGATCTACTGACCCTCTTTGTTCAAGACCAACAACTTCTGCACAGCCAAACTGTTTCCCTGGCAACAATGACCCACGTTGCCCTAAGCTGATAACTCCTCCACCACCTAACTGCTTCCCTGGCACCAATGACCCACGTTGCCCAAAACCAACAACAACTGCTCCTCCAAGATGCTTCCCTGGCAGCAACGATCCCCGTTGCCCTAAACCAACTACAGCTACACTTAATTGTTACCCCGGTAATACAGATCCTCGTTGCCCAAGGCCTACTACACCTGAGGCACCAAGGTGCTTCCCTGGCAGTACAGACCCGCGTTGCCCAAAACCAACATCACCTGCACCACCCACATGCTTCCCAGGAAGTACTGATCCACGTTGTCCAAGTCCTACAACTACTTTACCTCCAAAACCATTATGTTATCCTGGATCACCAGACCCAACATGCCCACAAACCCCTAAGCCAACATCTCTCACACCACCTACTTATTTACCTCCATCCACGGAAATACCGAAATGCTATCCGGGCTCGACAGACGCTCGTTGTCCAAAACCAACAACTCCCGCTCCCCCAAATTGCTTCCCTGGAAACAGTGATCCCCGATGTCCGAAACCAACAACACAAGCACCACCTAACTGCTACCCTGGAAATACTGACCCACGTTGCCCAAGGCCTACGACACCTGAGGCACCGAGATGTTTCCCTGGTAGCACAGATTCACGTTGTCCTAAGCCAACAACTCAAGTTCCACCAAAATGCTTCCCTGGCAGTAGTGATCCCCGTTGTTCCAAACCAACTAAACAAGCACCACCGAACTGCTTCCCAGGCAACACAGATCCACGTTGCCCTAAACCTACAACACCTGAAGCACCGAGATGTTACCCTGGAAGTACAAACACTCGTTGTCCTAAACCAACAACTCCTGCTCCTCCGAGGTGTTTCCCTGGCAGTAGCGATCCTCGTTGCCCTAAACCAACTGCACCTACTCCTCCGAACTGCTACCCCGGTAATACAGACCCACGTTGCCCAAAGCCTACAACGCCTGAGGCCCCAAGGTGTTTCCCTGGTAGCACAGATGCACGTTGCCCTCAACCCACTACACCTGAAGCGCCCAGATGTTTCCCTGGTAGTACAGATGCTCGCTGCCCCAAACCTACAACACCTGCTGCACCGAGGTGCTATCCTGGCAGTACTGATCCGCGTTGTCCAAAACCTACAACTCCTTCACCTACCAAACCAGTCTGTTATCCTGGGTCACCCGACCCGAAGTGCCCACAGCCTCCTAGGCCTACTACTCTAACACCACCTACTTACTTACCCCCATCCACAGAAATACCTAAATGCTATCCGGGCTCGACAGACGCTCGTTGTCCTAAACCAACAACTCCTGCTCCTCCGAAATGTTTCCCTGGTAGCAGTGATCCTCGATGCCCTAAGCCTACAACACCAGCACCACCTAACTGCTACCCAGGAAATACTGATTCACGCTGCCCTAAGCCAACAACACCTGAAGCGCCAAGATGTTTCCCTGGAAGCACAGACGCTCGTTGTCCTAAACCGACAACTCCTGCACCTCCAAGATGCTTCCCTGGTAGCAGTGATCCTAGATGCCCTAAGCCAACAACACCTGCACCACCTAACTGCTATCCTGGAAACACAGATCCCCGTTGCCCTAAGCCTACAACACCTGCACCACCTAACTGCTATCCTGGAAACACAGATGCACGTTGTCCTAAGCCCACAACACCTGAAGCACCGAGATGTTTCCCTGGAAGCACAGACGCTCGTTGTCCTAAACCGACAACTCCTGCACCTCCAAGATGCTTCCCTGGTAGCAGTGATCCTAGATGCCCTAAGCCAACAAAACCTGCACCACCTAACTGCTATCCTGGAAACACAGATCCCCGTTGCCCTAAGCCCACAACACCTGAAGCACCGAGATGTTTCCCCGGAAGTACAGACGTTCGTTGTCCTCAACCAACAACTCCAGCACCTCCAAGATGCTTCCCTGGTAGCAGCGATCCTAGGTGCCCCAAGCCAACAACACCTGCACCACCTAACTGCTATCCTGGAAACACAGATCCACGTTGTCCTAAGCCCACAACACCTGAAGCACCGAGATGTTTCCCTGGAAGTACAGACGCTCGTTGTCCTCAACCAACAACTCCAGCACCTCCAAGATGCTTCCCTGGTAGCAGCGATCCTAGGTGCCCCAAGCCAACAACACCTGCACCACCTAACTGCTATCCTGGAAACACAGATCCACGTTGTCCTAAGCCCACAACACCTGAAGCACCGAGATGTTTCCCTGGAAGTACAGACGCTCGTTGTCCTAAACCAACGACTCCAGCACCTCCAAGATGCTTCCCTGGTAGCAGTGATCCTAGATGCCCTAAGCCAACAACACCTGCACCACCTAACTGCTATCCTGGAAACACAGATCCACGCTGCCCCAAACCTACAACACCTGCTGCACCGAGGTGCTATCCTGGCAGTACTGATCCGCGTTGTCCAAAACCTACAACTCCTTCACCTACCAAACCAGTCTGTTATCCTGGGTCACCCGACCCGAAGTGCCCACAGCCTCCTAGGCCTACTACTCTAACACCACCTACTTACTTGCCCCCATCCACAGAAATACCTAAATGCTATCCGGGCTCGACAGACTCTCGTTGTCCTAAACCAACAACTCCTGCTCCTCCGAGATGTTTCCCTGGTAGCAGTGATCCTCGATGCCCTAAGCCTACAACACCAGCACCACCTAACTGCTACCCAGGAAACACTGATTCACGCTGCCCTAAGCCCACAACCCCTGAAGCACCGAGATGTTTCCCTGGAAGTACAGATGCTCGTTGTCCTAAACCAACAACTCCTGCACCTCCGAAATGCTATCCTGGTAGTAGTGATCCTCGCTGTCCTAAACCTACGACACCTGAAGCTCCAAGATGTTTCCCTGGTAGCAGTGATCCTCGATGCCCTAAGCCAACAACACCAGCACCACCTAACTGCTTCCCAGGAAACACAGATCCACGTTGCCCTAAGCCCACAACACCTGAAGCGCCAAGATGCTACCCTGGAAGCACAGACGCTCGTTGTCCTAAACCGACAACTCCTGCACCTCCAAGATGCTTCCCTGGTAGCAGTGATCCTAGATGCCCTAAGCCAACATCACCTGCACCACCTAACTGCTATCCTGGAAACACAGATCCCCGTTGCCCTAAGCCCACAACACCTGGAGCACCGAGATGTTTCCCCGGGAGTACAGACGCTCGTTGTCCTCAACCAACAACTCCAGCACCTCCAAGATGCTTCCCTGGTAGCAGCGATCCTAGGTGCCCCAAGCCAACAACACCTGCACCACCTAACTGCTATCCTGGAAACACAGATCCACGTTGTCCTAAGCCCACAACACCTGAAGCACCGAGATGTTTCCCTGGAAGTACAGACGCTCGTTGTCCTAAACCAACGACTCCAGCACCTCCAAGATGCTTCCCTGGTAGCAGCGATCCTAGATGCCCTAAGCCAACAACACCTGCACCACCTAACTGCTATCCTGGAAACACAGATCCACGCTGCCCCAAACCTACAACACCTGCTGCACCAAGGTGCTATCCTGGCAGTACTGATCCGCGTTGTCCAAAACCTACAACTCCTTCACCTACCAAACCAGTCTGTTATCCTGGGTCACCCGACCCGAAGTGCCCACAGCCTCCTAGGCCTACTACTCTAACACCACCTACTTACTTGCCCCCATCCACAGAAATACCTAAATGCTATCCGGGCTCGACAGACTCTCGTTGTCCTAAACCAACAACTCCTGCTCCTCCGAGATGTTTCCCTGGTAGCAGTGATCCTCGATGCCCTAAGCCTACAACACCAGCACCACCTAACTGCTACCCAGGAAACACTGATTCACGCTGCCCTAAGCCCACAACACCTGAAGCGCCGAGATGTTTCCCTGGAAGTACAGATGCTCGTTGTCCTAAACCAACAACTCCTGCACCTCCGAGATGCTTCCCTGGTAGCAGCGATCCTAGGTGCCCCAAGCCAACAACACCTGCACCACCTAACTGCTATCCTGGAAACACAGATCCACGTTGTCCTAAGCCCACAACACCTGAAGCACCGAGATGTTTCCCTGGAAGTACAGATGCTCGTTGTCCTAAACCAACGACTCCAGCACCTCCAAGATGCTTCCCTGGTAGCAGCGATCCTAGATGCCCTAAGCCAACAACACCTGCACCACCTAACTGCTATCCTGGAAACACAGATCCACGCTGCCCCAAACCTACAACACCTGCTGCACCAAGGTGCTATCCTGGCAGTACTGATCCGCGTTGTCCAAAACCTACAACTCCTTCACCTACCAAACCAGTCTGTTATCCTGGGTCACCCGACCCGAAGTGCCCACAGCCTCCTAGGCCTACTACTCTAACACCACCTACTTACTTGCCCCCATCCACAGAAATACCTAAATGCTATCCGGGCTCGACAGACTCTCGTTGTCCTAAACCCACAACTCCTGCTCCTCCGAGATGTTTCCCTGGAAGCAGCGACCCTCGATGCCCTAAGCCTACAACACCAGCACCACCTAACTGCTACCCAGGAAACACTGATTCACGCTGCCCTAAGCCCACAACACCTGAAGCGCCGAGATGTTTCCCTGGAAGTACAGATGCTCGTTGTCCTAAACCAACAACTCCTGCACCTCCGAGATGCTTCCCTGGTAGTAATGATCCTCGCTGCCCTAAACCTACGACACCTGAAGCTCCAAGATGTTTCCCTGGTAGCAGCGATCCTCGATGCCCTAAGCCAACAACACCAGCACCACCTAACTGCTACCCAGGAAACACAGATCCACGTTGCCCTAAGCCCACAACACCTGAAGCGCCAAGATGCTACCCTGGAAGCACAGACGCTCGTTGTCCTAAACCGACAACCCCAGCACCTCCAAGATGCTTCCCTGGTAGCAGTGATCCTCGATGCCCTAAGCCAACAACACCAGCACCACCTAACTGCTTCCCAGGAAACACAGATCCACGTTGCCCTAAGCCGACAACACCTGAAGCGCCAAGATGTTTCCCTGGAAGCACAGACGCTCGTTGTCCTAAGCCGACAACTCCTGCACCTCCAAGATGCTTTCCTGGTAGCAGTGATCCTAGATGCCCTAAGCCAACAACACCTGCACCACCTAACTGCTATCCTGGAAACACAGATCCACGCTGCCCCAAACCTACAACACCTGCTGCACCAAGGTGCTATCCTGGCAGTACTGATCCGCGTTGTCCAAAACCTACAACTCCTTCACCTACCAAACCAGTCTGTTATCCTGGGTCACCCGACCCGAAGTGCCCACAGCCTCCTAGGCCTACTACTCTAACACCACCTACTTACTTGCCCCCATCCACAGAAATCCCTAAATGCTATCCGGGCTCGACAGATGCTCGTTGTCCTCAACCAACAACTCCTGCTCCTCCGAGATGTTTCCCTGGAAGCAGCGACCCTCGATGCCCTAAGCCTACAACACCAGCACCACCTAACTGCTACCCAGGAAGCACTGATTCACGCTGCCCTAAGCCAACAACACCTGAAGCGCCGAGATGTTTCCCTGGAAGTACAGATGCTCGTTGTCCTAAACCAACAACTCCTGCACCTCCGAGATGCTTCCCTGGTAGTAATGATCCTCGCTGCCCTAAACCTACGACACCTGAAGCTCCAAGATGTTTCCCTGGTAGCAGCGATCCTCGATGCCCTAAGCCAACAACACCAGCACCACCTAACTGCTACCCAGGAAACACAGATCCACGTTGCCCTAAGCCCACAACACCTGAAGCGCCAAGATGCTACCCTGGAAGCACAGACGCTCGTTGTCCTAAACCGACAACCCCAGCACCTCCAAGATGCTTCCCTGGTAGCAGCGATCCTAGATGCCCTAAGCCAACAACACCTGCACCACCTAACTGCTATCCTGGAAACACAGATCCACGTTGTCCTAAACCCACAACACCTGAAGCACCGAGATGTTTCCCTGGAAGTACAGATGCTCGTTGTCCTAAACCAACAACTCCTGCACCTCCGAGATGCTTCCCTGGTAGTAATGATCCTCGCTGCCCTAAACCTACGACACCTGAAGCTCCAAGATGTTTCCCTGGTAGCAGCGATCCTAGATGCCCTAAGCCAACAACACCTGCACCACCTAACTGCTATCCTGGAAACACAGATCCACGTTGTCCTAAACCCACAACACCTGAAGCACCGAGATGTTTCCCTGGAAGTACAGATGCTCGTTGTCCTAAACCAACAACTCCTGCACCTCCAAGATGCTTCCCTGGTAGCAGCGATCCTAGATGCCCTAAGCCAACAACACCTGCACCACCTAACTGCTATCCTGGAAACACAGATCCACGCTGCCCCAAACCTACAACACCTGCTGCACCAAGGTGCTATCCTGGCAGTACTGATCCGCGTTGTCCAAAACCTACAACTCCTTCACCTACCAAACCAGTCTGTTATCCTGGGTCACCCGACCCGAAGTGCCCACAGCCTCCTAGGCCTACTACTCTAACACCACCTACTTACTTGCCCCCATCCACAGAAATACCTAAATGCTATCCAGGCTCGACAGATGCTCGTTGTCCTCAACCAACAACTCCTGCTCCTCCGAGATGTTTCCCTGGAAGCAGCGACCCTCGATGCCCTAAGCCTACAACACCAGCACCACCTAACTGCTACCCAGGAAACACTGATTCACGCTGCCCTAAGCCCACAACACCTGAAGCACCGAGATGTTTCCCTGGAAGTACAGATGCTCGTTGTCCTAAACCAACAACTCCTGCACCTCCGAGATGCTTCCCTGGTAGTAATGATCCTCGCTGCCCTAAACCTACGACACCTGAAGCTCCAAGATGTTTCCCTGGTAGTAGCGATCCTCGATGCCCTAAGCCAACAACACCAGCACCACCTAACTGCTACCCAGGAAACACTGATTCACGCTGCCCTAAGCCCACAACACCTGAAGCACCGAGATGTTTCCCTGGAAGTACAGATGCTCGTTGTCCTAAACCAACAACTCCTGCACCTCCGAGATGCTTCCCTGGTAGTAATGATCCTCGCTGCCCTAAACCTACGACAC CTGAAGCTCCCAGATGTTACCCCGGTAGTAGTGACCCTCGCTGCCCTAAGCCTACTACACCTGAAGCTCCCAGATGTTACCCCGGTAGTAGTGACCCCCGCTGCCCTAAGCCTACTACACCTGAAGCTCCCAGATGTTACCCTGGTAGTAGTGACCCTCGCTGCCCTAAGCCTACTACACCTGAAGCTCCCAGATGTTACCCCGGTAGTAGTGACCCTCGCTGCCCTAAGCCTACTACACCTGAAGCTCCCAGATGTTACCCCGGTAGTAGTGACCCTCGCTGCCCTAAGCCTACTACACCTGAAGCTCCCAGATGTTACCCCGGTAGTAGTGATCCTCGCTGCCCTAAGCCTACGACACTTGAAGCCCCGAGATGTTTCCCTGGTAGTACAGACGCTCGTTGTCCTAAACCAACAACTCCTGCTCCTCCGAGATGTTACCCCGGAAGTAGTGACCCTCGCTGCCCTAAACCAACCACACCTGAAGCTCCCAGATGCTATCCCGGTAGCACTGATCCTCGCTGTCCTCAACCAACTAAAAAGCCCTCAACACCAAGTTCATGTTATCCTGGTTCTAAAGACCCCAAATGTCCGCAACCATTCGCACCTAGTAGTACAAACCCACCTTCGACGTACCTGCCACCATTTCCTCTAGCAAATGAAGTAAAATCTCCGCGCGTGAATAGATTAGCTATAAAAAGCTTCGATTATTACGATTCACAGGCTGAAATAG ATAACTTTGATTCCTCACGAACGAAACCAAAAACAAGAAATGTTAGGGACGTAAGCAAATCCTTTTACGACGAATTTCCGAGATCCTTAGAGTACTCAGCAATTGTAGGGTCTGtcatgtttgtaattttatcattaggtgtaactctttttatatataagaacaaGGCGAGCCTTAAACGAAAAGAAAATGTAGCAATTATAAATACTCATCCTTGCTAA